The region ACTGGCTGGCGAATGCCCTGTTCGGCGATGGAGCGGCAGCGGTGCTGGTTCAGGGAAAGGCCCGATTTGCGCAGTCATTTGCGTTACAATCCTTTCATTGCGACTTACTACCGGCGGGTCGTGACCAGATGGCCTGGACAATTGGTGATCATGGATTTGATATGCTCCTGAGCGCGAAGATCCCCGACCTCATCCGGCACCCTATTGGGGTGATGTTACGCCAGATGTTGGATCAAAACGGCTTGCATATAGGCGATATCGATCAGTTCGCCATCCATCCGGGTGGCCGACGCATTCTGGACCTGATCGAAGCCGAGTTAACCCTTGATCGGAGTAAAACCAGGCACTCTTATTCGGTACTGGCTCAATACGGCAACATGTCGTCGGCAACGGTGATCTTCGTGCTGAAAGCTATCTGGGACGAACTGTCGGAGATGGCTGATGCCGCGTCTGATTGTACACCAACGCCCTTGCCAACCTGCCTGGCGGGTTTTGCCTTCGGACCGGGCCTGACCATCGAATCAATGTTGATCCGGGCGCAGGTTCATTCACCGAAGCGGGTTCTACCCATACGGGAACCGGCCTACAGGCAGCCCCTGGACGTAA is a window of Spirosoma linguale DSM 74 DNA encoding:
- a CDS encoding chalcone and stilbene synthase domain protein (PFAM: chalcone and stilbene synthase domain protein; 3-Oxoacyl-[acyl-carrier-protein (ACP)] synthase III domain protein~KEGG: pin:Ping_0256 naringenin-chalcone synthase), which produces MTPSGSFINALGVAVPIHEHTQPQLADFMANALDLDAPARRQMTALYRQTTIRRRYSVLPDYSRENGSFTFYPNTPDLEPFPTVGQRMSVYQQEALPLALQAVRDCLASYPAFFPSSITHIVVVSCTGFYAPGLDIDLVEALGLPGTTQRLLIGFMGCYGAFNGLKAADAIVRANPKAAVLVVCVELCTIHFQKSNTPSNWLANALFGDGAAAVLVQGKARFAQSFALQSFHCDLLPAGRDQMAWTIGDHGFDMLLSAKIPDLIRHPIGVMLRQMLDQNGLHIGDIDQFAIHPGGRRILDLIEAELTLDRSKTRHSYSVLAQYGNMSSATVIFVLKAIWDELSEMADAASDCTPTPLPTCLAGFAFGPGLTIESMLIRAQVHSPKRVLPIREPAYRQPLDVIDA